From one Maniola jurtina chromosome 5, ilManJurt1.1, whole genome shotgun sequence genomic stretch:
- the LOC123865683 gene encoding PSME3-interacting protein isoform X1, protein MSSGFISESEIIEARRRRQEEWEKVRTEDQPKEAPEEAYDTRPLFQRLEEQRLRKDAEYEEAHKLKNMIRGLDDDEVSFLDLVERTKAEVAQQISIEEKKEMQEFRERVSTLAESEELSRLRAQLAPARTAPTTAQPQKNKLQGVVVRKRKASEMEGEKQEKEKSLSPPKNGVVNTDSVQKVSPIAGESLGALQCVGVLPGLGHYDTDTSSDTDDSSDDDSVSSDKCCVKRDLLGRRPDQTAQGKQKEEEKS, encoded by the exons ATGAGTTCAGGTTTTATATCAGAATCTGAGATAATCGAGGCGAGACGCCGACGTCAAGAAGAATGGGAAAAAGTGCGAACCGAGGATCAGCCAAAAG AGGCTCCAGAAGAGGCTTACGACACTCGGCCACTCTTCCAGCGTCTTGAAGAGCAGAGGTTGAGAAAAGATGCAGAATATGAGGAGGCACACAAACTCA agaaCATGATCAGAGGGCTGGACGATGATGAGGTTAGTTTCCTGGATCTGGTGGAGCGTACCAAAGCTGAGGTAGCCCAGCAGATCAGCATTGAAGAGAAGAAAGAAATGCAAGAATTCAG AGAAAGAGTGTCAACCTTGGCAGAGAGTGAAGAGTTGAGTCGACTGCGAGCACAACTAGCTCCTGCACGAACAGCACCAACCACAGCCCAGCCACAGAAGAATAAACTGCAAGGG GTAGTTGTGCGGAAGAGGAAAGCAAGTGAAATGGAAGGAGAGAAGCAAGAAAAGGAGAAGAGTCTATCTCCTCCCAAAAATGGCGTTGTAAACACTGATAg CGTCCAGAAGGTGTCCCCGATAGCCGGCGAGAGTCTGGGTGCGCTGCAGTGCGTGGGTGTGCTGCCCGGCCTGGGCCACTACGACACCGACACCTCCAGCGACACCGACGACTCCAGCGACGACGATTCCGTGAGT AGTGATAAATGCTGCGTCAAAAGAGATCTTTTAGGTCGCAGGCCCGATCAAACCGCCCAGGGGAAACAGAAAGAAGAGGAAAAGAGTTAG
- the LOC123865683 gene encoding PSME3-interacting protein isoform X2 produces MSSGFISESEIIEARRRRQEEWEKVRTEDQPKEAPEEAYDTRPLFQRLEEQRLRKDAEYEEAHKLKNMIRGLDDDEVSFLDLVERTKAEVAQQISIEEKKEMQEFRERVSTLAESEELSRLRAQLAPARTAPTTAQPQKNKLQGVVVRKRKASEMEGEKQEKEKSLSPPKNGVVNTDSVQKVSPIAGESLGALQCVGVLPGLGHYDTDTSSDTDDSSDDDSSDKCCVKRDLLGRRPDQTAQGKQKEEEKS; encoded by the exons ATGAGTTCAGGTTTTATATCAGAATCTGAGATAATCGAGGCGAGACGCCGACGTCAAGAAGAATGGGAAAAAGTGCGAACCGAGGATCAGCCAAAAG AGGCTCCAGAAGAGGCTTACGACACTCGGCCACTCTTCCAGCGTCTTGAAGAGCAGAGGTTGAGAAAAGATGCAGAATATGAGGAGGCACACAAACTCA agaaCATGATCAGAGGGCTGGACGATGATGAGGTTAGTTTCCTGGATCTGGTGGAGCGTACCAAAGCTGAGGTAGCCCAGCAGATCAGCATTGAAGAGAAGAAAGAAATGCAAGAATTCAG AGAAAGAGTGTCAACCTTGGCAGAGAGTGAAGAGTTGAGTCGACTGCGAGCACAACTAGCTCCTGCACGAACAGCACCAACCACAGCCCAGCCACAGAAGAATAAACTGCAAGGG GTAGTTGTGCGGAAGAGGAAAGCAAGTGAAATGGAAGGAGAGAAGCAAGAAAAGGAGAAGAGTCTATCTCCTCCCAAAAATGGCGTTGTAAACACTGATAg CGTCCAGAAGGTGTCCCCGATAGCCGGCGAGAGTCTGGGTGCGCTGCAGTGCGTGGGTGTGCTGCCCGGCCTGGGCCACTACGACACCGACACCTCCAGCGACACCGACGACTCCAGCGACGACGATTCC AGTGATAAATGCTGCGTCAAAAGAGATCTTTTAGGTCGCAGGCCCGATCAAACCGCCCAGGGGAAACAGAAAGAAGAGGAAAAGAGTTAG
- the LOC123865683 gene encoding PSME3-interacting protein isoform X3: MSSGFISESEIIEARRRRQEEWEKVRTEDQPKEAPEEAYDTRPLFQRLEEQRLRKDAEYEEAHKLKNMIRGLDDDEVSFLDLVERTKAEVAQQISIEEKKEMQEFRERVSTLAESEELSRLRAQLAPARTAPTTAQPQKNKLQGVVVRKRKASEMEGEKQEKEKSLSPPKNGVVNTDSVQKVSPIAGESLGALQCVGVLPGLGHYDTDTSSDTDDSSDDDSVSV; this comes from the exons ATGAGTTCAGGTTTTATATCAGAATCTGAGATAATCGAGGCGAGACGCCGACGTCAAGAAGAATGGGAAAAAGTGCGAACCGAGGATCAGCCAAAAG AGGCTCCAGAAGAGGCTTACGACACTCGGCCACTCTTCCAGCGTCTTGAAGAGCAGAGGTTGAGAAAAGATGCAGAATATGAGGAGGCACACAAACTCA agaaCATGATCAGAGGGCTGGACGATGATGAGGTTAGTTTCCTGGATCTGGTGGAGCGTACCAAAGCTGAGGTAGCCCAGCAGATCAGCATTGAAGAGAAGAAAGAAATGCAAGAATTCAG AGAAAGAGTGTCAACCTTGGCAGAGAGTGAAGAGTTGAGTCGACTGCGAGCACAACTAGCTCCTGCACGAACAGCACCAACCACAGCCCAGCCACAGAAGAATAAACTGCAAGGG GTAGTTGTGCGGAAGAGGAAAGCAAGTGAAATGGAAGGAGAGAAGCAAGAAAAGGAGAAGAGTCTATCTCCTCCCAAAAATGGCGTTGTAAACACTGATAg CGTCCAGAAGGTGTCCCCGATAGCCGGCGAGAGTCTGGGTGCGCTGCAGTGCGTGGGTGTGCTGCCCGGCCTGGGCCACTACGACACCGACACCTCCAGCGACACCGACGACTCCAGCGACGACGATTCCGTGAGTGTAT AG
- the LOC123865684 gene encoding guanine nucleotide exchange factor MSS4 homolog, with translation MSEVENTGIGDSLSDKIDEDGFNKLVVKCKYCGSKILDKKSGKYIAQEKELPLMQQDTRKEGEIQSEKVNHFYHVENMFTFENIGFTHTVDCYKYLSCADCDAGPVGYYDMNTKHSYVALCRIEYA, from the exons ATGTCTGAAGTCGAAAATACCGGCATTGGTGATTCACTAAGCGATAAAATTGATGAGGATGGCTTTAATAAGTTagtagtaaaatgtaaataCTGTGGCTCTAAAATATTGGACAAAAAATCGGGAAAATACATCGCTCAAGAG AAAGAGCTACCTCTTATGCAGCAAGACACGAGAAAGGAGGGGGAAATACAGAGTGAAAAAGTTAACCATTTCTACCATGTGGAGAATATGTTCACTTTCGAGAACATAGGATTTACACACACAGTAGATTGTTACAAATATCTAAGTTGTGCAGATTGTGATGCTGGGCCCGTTGGATATTATGATATGAACACTAAACACAGTTATGTAGCTTtatgtagaatagaatatgcTTAG